Proteins encoded together in one Streptomyces sp. B1I3 window:
- a CDS encoding CPBP family intramembrane glutamic endopeptidase, protein MAESIPHEGVSRRILRTEMLLVLALSLGASGVSALISFIGSLTKPGGLKDQAATLNGSYAPGRPWLDLAWQLFGIATALVPVALVAHLLVREGAGLRSLGADRSRPWPDLGRGALVAAGIGSAGLAFYLAARAGGFNLTVVPESLPEVWWKFPVLILSALQNAVLEEVIVVGYLVRRLGQLGWTPMAALVASSVLRGSYHLYQGIGGFIGNVVMGVVFVLLYRRWGRVGPLIVAHALLDIGAFVGYALLAGEVSWLPTP, encoded by the coding sequence GTGGCTGAATCCATTCCCCACGAGGGGGTGTCCCGGCGGATCCTGCGCACGGAGATGCTCCTGGTGCTGGCCCTCTCGCTGGGGGCCAGTGGGGTGTCCGCCCTCATCAGTTTCATCGGCTCGCTGACGAAACCGGGGGGCCTGAAGGACCAGGCCGCGACTCTGAACGGCTCGTACGCCCCCGGACGGCCGTGGCTGGACCTCGCCTGGCAGCTGTTCGGCATCGCCACGGCCCTGGTGCCGGTGGCGCTGGTCGCCCACCTGCTCGTCCGGGAAGGAGCCGGGCTGCGGAGCCTGGGGGCCGACCGGAGCAGGCCATGGCCGGACCTCGGCCGTGGGGCCCTGGTCGCCGCGGGGATCGGAAGTGCGGGTCTGGCGTTCTATCTGGCGGCGCGGGCCGGCGGTTTCAACCTGACGGTGGTGCCGGAGTCCCTCCCCGAGGTGTGGTGGAAGTTCCCGGTACTGATCCTCTCCGCGCTGCAGAACGCCGTACTGGAGGAAGTGATCGTCGTCGGCTACCTGGTGCGGCGGCTGGGGCAGCTGGGATGGACCCCCATGGCGGCCCTGGTCGCCAGCTCCGTGCTCCGGGGCTCGTACCACCTGTACCAGGGGATCGGCGGCTTCATCGGAAACGTGGTCATGGGCGTCGTCTTCGTGCTGCTGTACCGGCGCTGGGGGCGCGTGGGACCGCTGATCGTCGCGCACGCCCTGCTCGACATCGGAGCTTTCGTCGGATACGCGTTGCTCGCGGGTGAAGTGAGCTGGCTGCCCACACCGTGA
- a CDS encoding glutamate-cysteine ligase family protein yields the protein MGEKVVAGAFDLSDPQTYRKKLTQCLEGLERLLSEGRFDRPRNLMGLEIELNLAGSDGMPRMRNAEVLRRIASRDFQTELGMFNLEVNILPHRLSGRVFDQLAEELRTGLAYAHRKAAEVDAGIMMIGILPTLGSDDVVSANLSDVDRYTLLNDQMAAARGEDFLLDIEGVERLVRTSASIAPESACTSVQLHLQVTPARFADVWNAAQAIAPVQIALGANSPFLFGKELWRESRPPLFQQATDVRPPELANQGVRPRTWFGERWIDSAYELFEENVRYFPPLLPICDDEDPLRVLDEGGAPTLAELVLHNGTVYRWNRPVYGLSGGVPHLRVENRVLPAGPTVTDVIANAAFYYGLVRALADESRPVWTRLPFEAAAENFDTACRHGIDAELLWPRPGRSGGVAKVPAVKLVRDELLPLAAAGLDAWNIEPADRDLYLGVIEERCRLRVNGASWQVDTYHRALDAGLEREGALAATTRRYGELMQAGEPVHTWPVGFPAP from the coding sequence ATGGGCGAGAAGGTCGTGGCGGGCGCCTTTGACCTGTCCGATCCGCAGACGTACCGCAAGAAGCTCACCCAGTGCCTGGAGGGACTGGAGAGGCTCCTGTCGGAGGGGAGGTTCGACCGGCCGAGAAACCTCATGGGCCTGGAGATCGAGCTGAATCTCGCGGGCTCGGACGGCATGCCGAGGATGCGGAATGCGGAGGTGCTCCGGCGCATCGCCAGCCGGGATTTCCAAACGGAACTGGGGATGTTCAACCTGGAAGTGAATATTCTTCCGCACCGGCTGAGCGGGCGGGTATTCGATCAGCTCGCCGAGGAGCTCCGGACGGGGCTCGCATATGCCCACCGCAAGGCGGCGGAAGTGGACGCGGGCATCATGATGATCGGTATCCTGCCGACGCTCGGCAGCGATGACGTGGTCTCGGCGAACCTCTCGGACGTGGACCGGTACACCCTGCTCAATGACCAAATGGCGGCAGCGCGTGGCGAGGATTTCCTCCTCGACATCGAAGGTGTGGAGCGACTGGTCCGTACCTCTGCCTCCATTGCGCCGGAATCGGCCTGCACCTCGGTGCAATTGCACCTCCAGGTGACGCCTGCCCGCTTCGCGGACGTGTGGAACGCGGCCCAGGCCATCGCACCGGTACAGATCGCCCTCGGGGCCAACTCCCCCTTCCTGTTCGGCAAGGAGCTGTGGCGCGAGTCGCGGCCCCCGCTGTTCCAGCAGGCCACCGACGTACGGCCGCCGGAACTCGCGAACCAGGGGGTGCGGCCCAGGACATGGTTCGGCGAGCGCTGGATCGACTCCGCGTACGAGCTCTTCGAGGAGAACGTGCGGTACTTCCCGCCCCTGCTGCCGATCTGTGACGACGAGGACCCGCTGCGGGTGCTCGACGAGGGGGGTGCGCCGACGCTCGCCGAACTCGTCCTGCACAACGGGACGGTCTACCGGTGGAACCGGCCGGTGTACGGGCTGTCCGGAGGCGTTCCCCACCTCAGGGTGGAGAACCGGGTGCTGCCCGCCGGGCCCACGGTCACGGACGTCATCGCGAACGCGGCGTTCTACTACGGCCTGGTGCGCGCGCTGGCCGACGAGTCCCGGCCCGTCTGGACCAGACTGCCCTTCGAGGCGGCCGCCGAGAACTTCGACACCGCCTGCCGCCACGGCATCGACGCCGAGCTGCTCTGGCCGCGGCCGGGCCGCTCAGGAGGCGTGGCGAAGGTGCCCGCCGTCAAGCTGGTGCGGGACGAGCTGCTGCCGCTCGCCGCCGCCGGGCTCGACGCATGGAACATCGAGCCCGCCGACCGGGACCTGTACCTCGGTGTCATCGAGGAGCGCTGCCGCCTCCGTGTGAACGGCGCCTCCTGGCAGGTCGACACGTACCACCGCGCCCTGGACGCCGGCCTCGAACGGGAGGGTGCGCTGGCCGCCACCACCCGGCGGTACGGCGAGCTGATGCAGGCGGGTGAGCCGGTGCACACCTGGCCGGTCGGTTTCCCCGCCCCCTGA